A stretch of the Aegilops tauschii subsp. strangulata cultivar AL8/78 chromosome 4, Aet v6.0, whole genome shotgun sequence genome encodes the following:
- the LOC109748251 gene encoding uncharacterized protein — protein MGSVVLPTLRRKREVDTAIRDTLDKVLVLRFGRASDAACLQLDDVLAKASWDISKFATVALVDMDSEEIQVYVDYFDITLVPAIIFFFNAHHMKMDSGTPDHTKWIGSFSSKQDFIDVVEAVFRGAMKGKLIVSCPLPPERIPRFQLLFKDV, from the exons ATGGGGTCGGTGGTGCTGCCGACGCTGCGGCGGAAGCGGGAGGTCGACACCGCCATCCGCGACACCCTCGACAAGGTCCTCGTCCTCCGATTCGGCCGCGCCTCCGACGCCGCCTGCCTCCAACTCGACGACGTC CTCGCAAAAGCTTCTTGGGACATATCCAAATTTGCAACGGTAGCATTAGTTGACATGGATTCTGAGGAGATTCAAGTGTATGTTGACTATTTTGATATCACGTTGGTCCCAgcaatcatttttttcttcaacGCTCATCACATGAAAATGGATTCAGG GACACCTGATCACACAAAATGGATAGGCTCTTTCAGCAGCAAGCAAGACTTCATTGATGTTGTTGAG GCAGTATTCAGGGGCGCGATGAAAGGCAAACTGATAGTGTCTTGCCCACTTCCACCAGAGAGGATACCCAGATTCCAGCTTCTTTTCAAGGATGTCTAA